The Brasilonema sennae CENA114 genome includes a region encoding these proteins:
- a CDS encoding M15 family metallopeptidase has protein sequence MDNAGFSEKPQNKPSSSGPDIPEALRDTPDAAPKKVSIRPLYLIIGGVVGVLLIAVASGFLFFVVTPKKTKDSQPSPASSTPATPSKSGNSATSKDNTVLGHFPYSEAPESELQPISSDRRLRMRKAAAQKFIEMAAAARNAGVALVPVSAFRSIKEQEQLFFTVGAQRNQTPAQRAAVSAPPGHSEHHTGYALDVGDGTVPATNLTTNFEKTKAYQWLQANAARFSFEISFPNNNAQGVSYEPWHWRFVGDRDSLETFYKARNLKPAQISQQEESGSGGR, from the coding sequence TTGGATAATGCTGGGTTTTCCGAGAAACCGCAAAACAAACCATCTAGTTCCGGCCCAGATATTCCGGAAGCTTTGCGTGATACTCCTGATGCAGCACCCAAAAAGGTCAGCATTCGCCCGTTGTATTTGATCATTGGTGGAGTGGTAGGAGTTCTGTTGATAGCCGTTGCGAGCGGTTTTTTATTTTTCGTTGTCACACCAAAAAAGACGAAAGATTCTCAACCTTCCCCTGCGAGTTCAACTCCCGCAACTCCGTCAAAATCGGGTAATTCCGCCACCTCAAAAGATAATACAGTTTTAGGTCATTTTCCTTACTCAGAAGCGCCTGAGTCTGAACTACAACCGATCTCTAGTGATAGACGTCTGAGAATGCGAAAAGCAGCCGCGCAAAAGTTTATAGAAATGGCAGCAGCCGCACGGAATGCAGGTGTGGCATTAGTACCTGTTTCTGCTTTTCGCTCTATAAAAGAGCAAGAACAGTTGTTTTTTACCGTTGGTGCCCAGCGGAATCAGACGCCAGCGCAACGGGCTGCTGTCAGCGCCCCCCCTGGTCATAGCGAACATCACACAGGTTATGCTTTAGATGTTGGGGATGGCACAGTACCAGCAACAAATCTCACTACCAACTTTGAAAAAACTAAGGCTTATCAATGGCTACAAGCGAATGCAGCACGTTTCAGCTTTGAAATATCCTTTCCTAACAACAATGCTCAAGGTGTGAGTTATGAACCTTGGCACTGGCGTTTTGTGGGCGATCGCGACAGCTTGGAAACTTTCTACAAAGCCAGAAATTTGAAACCTGCTCAGATCTCACAACAGGAAGAGTCGGGGAGTGGGGGGAGATGA